Genomic DNA from Nocardioides aquaticus:
GCGTCGTACCCGGCGAGGACGTCGCCGCCGGCGGCGGTCGTGGCGTGCTCGGCGCGTCCAACGACGGTGCCGTCGGCGAGGTCGACGAGCAGCGCCTTGGTGAAGGTGGAGCCGAGGTCGACGCAGAGCGCCAGGCCGGGCAGGCCCGGGGTGCGCGTCACACGAACGCCGAGGCGCCGACGGCGACGACCACCAGCACGCCCGCGACCGCCATCGCGGTGGTGACCCGGGCGGCGGGGAGCGGCCGCCCGGCCCGCATCGCGGCCTCGACGGCGCGGTAGCGCAGGAACCCGCCGACCATCGAGCCGGCCGCGCTCGCCAGCAGCAGGAACGCCAGCAGCAGCGAGACGAGGTCGCGCTCGATCAGGTGCAGGACGAAGAGCGCGGCCGCGACCAGTCCGAGGCTGGTGCGGACCCAGGCCAGGAAGGTCCGCTCGTTGGCCAGCGTGAAGCGGTAGTCGGGCTCGCTCACCGGGCGCTCCGGGCGCTCACCGGGACCGCTGGGAGAGCTCGAGCGCGCGCTCGAGGTCGGCCAGGAGGTCGGCGGCGGTCTCGATGCCGACGCTGAGGCGGACCAGGTCCTCGGGCACCTCGAGCGCGGTCCCGCTGACGCTGGCGTGGGTCATCCGGCCGGGGTGCTCGATCAGCGACTCGACGCCGCCGAGGCTCTCGCCGAGGGTGAACACCTCGGTGCCCTCGCAGACCGCGAGCGCGGCCTCGACCCCGCCGGCGACGCGGAAGGAGACCATCCCGCCGAACCGCTTCATCTGACGCGCGGCGACGGCGTGGCCGGGGTGGTCGGGCAGGCCGGGGTAGATCACCTGGGTGACGGCCGGGTGCGCCTCGAGCATCGCCACCACCTGCTCGGCGTTGTCGCAGTGGCGCTCCATCCGGACCGCGAGCGTCTTGAGGCCGCGCAGCACCAGCCAGGCGTCGAAGGGGCCCGCGACCGCACCGATCGCGTTCTGGTGGAAGGCGACCTGCTCGGCCAGGTCGAGGTCGCGCACGACGAGCGCACCGCCGACGACGTCGGAGTGGCCGCCGGCGTACTTCGTCGTCGAGTGCACGACGACGTCGGCGCCGAGCGTCAGCGGCTGCTGGAGGTAGGGCGAGGCGAAGGTGTTGTCGACGACCAGCAGCGCCCCGGCGTCGTGGGCGACCGCGGCCAGCGCCTCGATGTCACCGACGTTCAGCAGCGGGTTGGTCGGGGTCTCGCACCACACCAGCTTCGTGACCCCCGGGCGGATCGCGGCGCGGACGGCCTCGACGTCGGACACCGCGGCGGGCGTGTGCTCGACGCCCCAGGACTGCTCGACCTTGTCGAAGAGCCGGTACGTGCCGCCGTAGGCGTCGTCGGGGATCACGACGTGGTCGCCGGGCCGGCAGGTGGCGCGGACCAGGGTGTCCTCCGCGGCCAGCCCGGAGGCGAACGCGAAGGCCCGCTCCCCCTCCTCGAGCGCGGCCAGGTTGCCCTCGAGCGCGGTCCGCGTGGGGTTGGCCGAGCGCGAGTACTCGTACCCGCCGCGCAGGCCGCCGACGCCGTCCTGCTTGTAGGTCGACGTCGCGAAGATCGGCGGGATCACCGCCCCCGTGCTCGGGTCGGGCTCGTAGCCGGCGTGGATGGCGCGGGTCTCGAACCCGGCCTTCTCGGACTGGTTCCCCTGCTGCTGCTCGCTCACCCGTCGAGGGTAGTGCGCGGGAAGGTCCGGGCGACCTCCGGTGTTGTGCCGGGTGACGATCGATGATCGACCCCGACCGAAGGAGATCGAAGTGTTCGGACGCGACAAGTCCTCCCTCCCCGAGCCCGGCAAGGCCCTGGCCGGCCGGCCCGAGCGGCCCTGGCACCTGGCCACGCAGCACGCCGTGCTCGACGCGCCGCTGGTGACCGACGAGGTCCCGGCCGGCCACGAGGTCGCCATCTTCGGCCTGGGCTGCTTCTGGGGCGCCGAGGAGGCGTACTGGGGCCTGGACGGCGTGTACTCGACCTCGGTCGGCTACGCCGGCGGGGAGACCCCGCACCCCTCGTACGAGGAGGTCTGCTCGGGGCGCACCGGGCACACCGAGGCCGTCCGGGTCGTGTTCGACCCCTCCCGCGTCGCCTTCGCCGACCTGGTGAAGCGGTTCTTCGAGATCCACGACCCGACCCAGGGCATGCGCCAGGGCAACGACGTCGGCACGCAGTACCGCTCGGCGATCTACTGGACCACGCCCGCGCAGGAGGAGACCGCGCGCGAGCTGACGAAGGTCTACGGCGCCGAGCTCGAGCGTCGGCGCCTGGGCTCGATCACCACCGAGATCAAGCCGGCCCCGGAGTACTACTACGCCGAGGACCCGCACCAGCAGTACCTGGCGAAGAACCCCTTCGGCTACCGCTGCCACGCCAACACCGGCGTGCGGTTCCCGCAGACCGCCTGAGCACGGGCCGGGCGGCCGGGTGCGACCAACGGCTCTGGTCGCGGTGGGCGCCCGGTGCGACGGTGGGTCGGTGGACCACCCGGACAGCGTGATGTACGCGATGTCGTCCTTCCGTCGGCTCCTGGTCTCGGGCGAGGTGACGCGGGAGGTCGAGATGGTGGCCGGGACGACGGCCTGGCTGCCCGCCCAGGACCACCGCGGCGAGAACACCGGGGACACGCCTACGCACGTCGTCCTCGTGGAGCTGAAGGAGCCGGGCCCGCTCGCCGGCACCCCGGACGGACCGCTCCTGGGCCCCCAGCCCTGAGGCCCGCCCCGGCGTTCGGGTGACCCGTCCTCAGGTGGCGTGAGCCAGGATGGCCCCATGAGCGACCTCCCTCGCAAGGCCGCCCGGCGCACCGCCCGTCTCGCCCGTCTCCCCCTGGGGTACGCCGGGCGCAGCGCCGTCGGCTTCGGCCGCCGCCTCGGTGGCGCGCCGGCGGAGGCGGTGATGAGCGACATCCAGGCCAGGACCGCCGAGCAGGTCTTCCGCACCCTGGGCGAGCTCAAGGGCGGGGCGATGAAGTTCGGTCAGGCGATGTCGGTCTTCGAGTCGGCGCTGCCGGAGGAGGTCGCGGGTCCCTACCGCGAGCAGCTGACCAAGCTGCAGGACTCCGCTCCCCCGATGCCGACCTCGACGGTGCGGCAGGTGCTCACCGAGGACCTCGGCCCGGACTGGAAGCAGCAGCTGGTCTGGCTGGACGGTGGTCCGACCGCCTCCGCCTCGATCGGGCAGGTGCACAAGGGGCGCTGGCACGACGGCCGCGAGGTGGCGGTGAAGGTGCAGTACCCCGGCGCCGACGAGGCGCTGCGCTCCGACCTGCGCCAGCTGTCGCGGCTCGGCCGCTCGATCGCGCCGGTCTTCCCCGGCATCGACCTGAAGCCGCTGATCGAGGAGCTGCAGCTGCGTGCCGAGGAGGAGCTCGACTACGAGCTCGAGGCGCAGGCCCAGCGCGGCTTCGCCGAGGGCTACCGCGGCGACCCCGACATCGTGGTGCCCGACGTCGTGGCCGTCGGCCGCCGGGTGCTGGTCACCGAGTGGCTCGACAGCCCG
This window encodes:
- a CDS encoding cystathionine gamma-synthase codes for the protein MSEQQQGNQSEKAGFETRAIHAGYEPDPSTGAVIPPIFATSTYKQDGVGGLRGGYEYSRSANPTRTALEGNLAALEEGERAFAFASGLAAEDTLVRATCRPGDHVVIPDDAYGGTYRLFDKVEQSWGVEHTPAAVSDVEAVRAAIRPGVTKLVWCETPTNPLLNVGDIEALAAVAHDAGALLVVDNTFASPYLQQPLTLGADVVVHSTTKYAGGHSDVVGGALVVRDLDLAEQVAFHQNAIGAVAGPFDAWLVLRGLKTLAVRMERHCDNAEQVVAMLEAHPAVTQVIYPGLPDHPGHAVAARQMKRFGGMVSFRVAGGVEAALAVCEGTEVFTLGESLGGVESLIEHPGRMTHASVSGTALEVPEDLVRLSVGIETAADLLADLERALELSQRSR
- a CDS encoding YidH family protein encodes the protein MSEPDYRFTLANERTFLAWVRTSLGLVAAALFVLHLIERDLVSLLLAFLLLASAAGSMVGGFLRYRAVEAAMRAGRPLPAARVTTAMAVAGVLVVVAVGASAFV
- a CDS encoding ABC1 kinase family protein, coding for MSDLPRKAARRTARLARLPLGYAGRSAVGFGRRLGGAPAEAVMSDIQARTAEQVFRTLGELKGGAMKFGQAMSVFESALPEEVAGPYREQLTKLQDSAPPMPTSTVRQVLTEDLGPDWKQQLVWLDGGPTASASIGQVHKGRWHDGREVAVKVQYPGADEALRSDLRQLSRLGRSIAPVFPGIDLKPLIEELQLRAEEELDYELEAQAQRGFAEGYRGDPDIVVPDVVAVGRRVLVTEWLDSPASLASVIASGTQEERDHYGDLFTRFIFSSPARVAMLHADPHPGNYRVMPTEDGRPGRLGVLDFGAVARLPDTGLPEVMGRLIRLAALDDATQLMDGLRAEGFVKERTKLDAQQVADYLSPLVEPTRVEEFQFSREWMREQFARINDPREPAYTVAIKLNLPPEYLLIHRSWVGGIAILSQLGTKARFREILEELLPGFAAPVV
- the msrA gene encoding peptide-methionine (S)-S-oxide reductase MsrA, with the translated sequence MFGRDKSSLPEPGKALAGRPERPWHLATQHAVLDAPLVTDEVPAGHEVAIFGLGCFWGAEEAYWGLDGVYSTSVGYAGGETPHPSYEEVCSGRTGHTEAVRVVFDPSRVAFADLVKRFFEIHDPTQGMRQGNDVGTQYRSAIYWTTPAQEETARELTKVYGAELERRRLGSITTEIKPAPEYYYAEDPHQQYLAKNPFGYRCHANTGVRFPQTA